From Micrococcales bacterium:
ACTCGTCAAGCACATGCAGGCAATTGACACAGCAAAACGTCCAGAAATCCAGCAGCACCATCCTGCCGCGCAGATCGCCCAGCTTCAGGGCGCGCCCGCCGGTGCCAAGCCAAGCCCGTCCAGCCAGTTCAGGGGCAATCTCGCCAGGTCTCGCGGGAGCCGCAGGCGGGAGAATCCGGTCGTTCACGCAAGCACAATCTGGTCAAGCCAGTCGGTGATTTCTGTCAAATAGCGCGACCGGATTGGCTCGGGTGACAGTGCCAGGTCATGCGAACCACCTTCTAGCGCCCTGACCTCGATGTTCATCCCCAACCTGGGGGCCAAGCGCCACATTTGGCGCGGGTCGAGGACCGAATCGGTGGTCAGCACTTCGGGGTGATCGTGGCGGTTGTCACCCCGGCGTAGCGATGTCATCACCAAGACCGGGCAGTCGACCGTCAAACCGCGTTTGACCTGTGCCTGCGCTCGCCGGATCGAACTAAACCATTTGGCCGCCACCGGGAATCCATCATGTGGTTTCCAGGCCAGATCGAAGTCCCATTCGCCGCCGGAGTCGACGTGCAAGGCCCGTCCGTAGTAAGCGTGCAGCCCTTTGAACTTGGCTTTTGGAGCCACTTTGGCCAAGACATGAACGAATTCCGTCAGCGCTCTGCGCTGGAACGCACCAGCATTGAAGTCGAGCCAGGGCGAGTCCAAGATCAGCCCGCGCAGCTGGCTTGGTCTGGCCTGCGCCCACAGCGGCCCAATCAAACCGCCTGTTGAATGGCCCAAGAGCACCAGATTCTGGTGGCCCGCCTGGCGGATGACGGCGGCCGCGGCGTCTAGTTCCTCGGCGTAGATGGCGATGTCTGGCACGTAATTTGGAATCTCCTGGTCGTTGCCGCGCCCAATCGACCGCCCGTATCCGCGCAGGTCAACCGCATAGAAAGCGTGGCCATGAGCGGCAATGGCCTTGGCCACATGCGGGTGGAAAAAGTAGTCGACAAAGCCGTGCAGGTACAAAACCGCAGTGGCGGCAGGCCCTTGCCCGACGCCGGCCTCACCGGCTGACGGGTCACTTGCCTTGGAAGGTGGCGGCGTTGGGTCGGTTTCGGCAGCGTTGGCCGGTCCTCGCGGCCCGGTGTATCGCACCATTGTGGCTAAGGCGCCGCCGGGCAGCTCCAGGTCGCACTGTTCAAATCCCTCGCCCAGCAGGTCAGGGCGCCAAGTGGGCTGTGTCTGGGTTGTCACAGCTCCAATCATCTCGCATTTGGCGTTGGGCGCGGCCAGCCTTGCCCGCGGCGACGATTAGCTCAGATCCAAGACTCGGTCACGTCCAGGATGCGTTCGATTGACTCAGGTTCACCCGCCGATATCCGGACACCGTCGCCGGCAAACGATCGAACCGTCGCGCCAGCATTAGCGCAAGCCTCGGCCAGAGGTGTGGCCTGCTCGCCGGCCTCGAGCCAAACGAAGTTGCCGTCCGAGACCGGCACCGCCCAGCCCTGGTCCAGCAAACCCTGGCGAAGCAGCCCGCGCACCTTAGCGATCTGGGCCACCCGCGAGCGCATTTCGTCTTGCCGGTCTAGCGACACCAGCGCCGCCATCTGGGCCACCGCCGAGACGCTGAAAGGCAGCGTGGCCGACCGAATGGCCCGAATCACCTCGCCTGGGCCAATGGCGTAGCCCAGGCGCAGTCCAGCCAGGCCATAAGCCTTCGAGAAAGTTCGGAAAACCACCAGGTTGGGCCAATCTGCCAGCAGTTCCAGCGGTCGCACTGCCTTCGGGTCGTCGACAAACTCGGCGTAGGCCTGGTCAACCGCCACCAATACGTCATCGGGCACTTGGCCCATGAAGGTCACAAAGTCACGGTGCCACACCGACGGTCCAGTCGGGTTGTTGGGTGTGCAAATCATGACCACGCGTGTTGCCGGAGTAATCGCGTTGGCCAGGGCCTTTAGATCCAGCCGCCCGCCGTCGCCAAGCGGTACTGTGACGGACTTGGCCCCACTCAGCCCGGCCAGAATCGGGTAGGCCTCGAAGCTGCGCCAAGGGTAGACAACCTCGCTGCCCTCGCCGCAGTAGGCCAGCATCATGGCGTTCAGGGCGGCCAACGAACCGGGCGCCACCGCAATCTGCGTTGATTCGACACCGTGGAATTGAGCCAGGGCCTTGATTAAGTCGCCGCAGGCCGGATCCGGATATCGATTGAGGTCACTGGCCGCGTCGATCACTGCCGCCAAAACACCCGGTAGGGGCGGGAAAGGCGATTCGTTGGAGGACAGTTTGAAAGCCCCAATCCCAGGCGAAGCCTTTTTGCCCGGAACGTAGACCGGCAAGGTCTCGATACTTGGTCGCAACGGCGGTTTGGACATGCACCAATCGTGCCACGCCCGGCCCCTGGCCGGATTCAGGTGGCGCACGGCGGTTCGCGCCAAACCTCATCGCCGCCGCAGAAGAGGTACATGGACGAACCGCGCTGCCCACGGCGCCCAGTCGACCGGATTTGTGCCAAGATCGAACCGTGGTTCCCTTCGGCTGGCGAATCGTCATCAACGCCTTGGCACTATGGCTAGTCGACGCCCTAATGACCTCAGTCTGGATTGAGAAAGACAGCGACGGCATCATCGCCTCAATTGCCATCTACCTGGTACTGGGTCTGGTCCTGGCTGTCATCAACACGATCGTCAAGCCGATTGCCCACTTCATCGCCTTCCCGCTATACATCCTGACGCTGGGACTATTCGTCCTGGTGACCAACGCCCTGATGCTGGAGTTGGTCAGCTGGCTCAGCCAGAAAATGGGTATTGGCCTGCACGTCGACTCGTTTGGAGCGGCCATTTGGGCAGCCCTGATCCTGGCCATCCTGACGGCCTTGATTTCGATCCCATTCAAGCGACGGGTCGATCCGGGTCAGAGCCAGTACTAGCCGGCGACCAGGTCCAAACACCTAGCCTTTCGCGGTTTCCATCCTCCCAGTCACGGCCTGGCCCACCTGGGTAAACGGACCGGGTGCCGTTGGCGGGGAACTGGAGCCGACCCGTTTTATTTCGAACAGGCGCAGTTCGACCGTGGCCTCCGGGTTCAGCATTGGCGCGGCCGCTGCTTGCCAGTCCCGGATCGAGACATTGCCCGAATTGTCGATCAACGCACCGGTGTCAATGTAGGAGTTGATGCCATGGGAAGTGGTTGGCTGTTTGGCTTTGGCCGCCAGCTCTGGGTCTGAAGCTTTTGTCAGGTCACGAGTCACCGTAACGTGGTTGCGCCTATCCGGGTTTGGACCCTCGTCCAAGGCTGGGATCGGGTCTTGGACGTGCTCCAGGGATAGCACCTTGACACTCGACTTGACTGGAATGCCGGAGACCGGTGAGCCGGCAGTGACAACACCAGAAACCTTGAAAGCCTCGGTGAAGTCGGCATTTGCCGCTAGGGATGCTGCCACCAGTCCACCTTGCGAGTAGCCCACCAGCAGTACCGGCTGGTCCGGTCCAATCCCGGCTTTGCCCATGGCGCCTACCACGGCCAGGCCGGTGGCGCTGACATCGCCGGAAATGGCTCGCAGGTTTGAGGAATTGTCCATGGGATCTGTCCCAGTTCCAAAGGCGCTGGAGCGCATACCTGGCACTAGGACCACCCAGGAGATCGAACCATCTGGCGCCGTAACCCGGCTAACCCCGACGCGGGCAGGTTGTCCCCCGGGCGCGGAGACCTCTTCGATCTGTCTCATCAGGTCTTCGATGCCTCCGTATGGGCTATGCGACCGTCGCCGCAGATCCCTCACCTCTACCGCCAGCCCGTCACCGAACACCGCCGCAATCGAACCAGTGATCAAGCGGGTCAGTCTTTCGGTCGAAAGCGGCCTAGTCAGGATGCCGCCGCTCAGGACAGTTCTGATTGTCGACTGATGCAGTCGCAGGGCCGAGGCCAAGCCGTCGGGGTCTTGCTTGACGTCACACAATGCCAGCCCGGCGGCCTTGGCTTTGAACAGCAACGTGCCAATAAGGGGTCCAAAAGGCAGGGAGCTAACCTTGGCCAAGGCCAGAAAGGCATCACGCCTGGCCTGGGCCATCACGGAAAACTCACGGGCGGCCTGGGCCTCGGCCCTGAGGTAATTGGCTTTGGCCTCCCCAACCAGGCCAATCAACCTGTCCACGGCCTCATACAACGCGCCGCGCAGGTCCATGGCCTCCTCAACAGAGACCACGGC
This genomic window contains:
- a CDS encoding phage holin family protein, which produces MCQDRTVVPFGWRIVINALALWLVDALMTSVWIEKDSDGIIASIAIYLVLGLVLAVINTIVKPIAHFIAFPLYILTLGLFVLVTNALMLELVSWLSQKMGIGLHVDSFGAAIWAALILAILTALISIPFKRRVDPGQSQY
- a CDS encoding alpha/beta hydrolase, translating into MTTQTQPTWRPDLLGEGFEQCDLELPGGALATMVRYTGPRGPANAAETDPTPPPSKASDPSAGEAGVGQGPAATAVLYLHGFVDYFFHPHVAKAIAAHGHAFYAVDLRGYGRSIGRGNDQEIPNYVPDIAIYAEELDAAAAVIRQAGHQNLVLLGHSTGGLIGPLWAQARPSQLRGLILDSPWLDFNAGAFQRRALTEFVHVLAKVAPKAKFKGLHAYYGRALHVDSGGEWDFDLAWKPHDGFPVAAKWFSSIRRAQAQVKRGLTVDCPVLVMTSLRRGDNRHDHPEVLTTDSVLDPRQMWRLAPRLGMNIEVRALEGGSHDLALSPEPIRSRYLTEITDWLDQIVLA
- a CDS encoding histidinol-phosphate transaminase → MSKPPLRPSIETLPVYVPGKKASPGIGAFKLSSNESPFPPLPGVLAAVIDAASDLNRYPDPACGDLIKALAQFHGVESTQIAVAPGSLAALNAMMLAYCGEGSEVVYPWRSFEAYPILAGLSGAKSVTVPLGDGGRLDLKALANAITPATRVVMICTPNNPTGPSVWHRDFVTFMGQVPDDVLVAVDQAYAEFVDDPKAVRPLELLADWPNLVVFRTFSKAYGLAGLRLGYAIGPGEVIRAIRSATLPFSVSAVAQMAALVSLDRQDEMRSRVAQIAKVRGLLRQGLLDQGWAVPVSDGNFVWLEAGEQATPLAEACANAGATVRSFAGDGVRISAGEPESIERILDVTESWI